A single region of the Hippoglossus hippoglossus isolate fHipHip1 chromosome 17, fHipHip1.pri, whole genome shotgun sequence genome encodes:
- the mapre2 gene encoding microtubule-associated protein RP/EB family member 2 isoform X2, with protein sequence MPGPTQALSPNGENNNDIVPDNGTNIIPYRKNTVRGERAYSWGMAVNVYSTSITQETMSRHDITAWVNDILCLNYTKVEQLSSGAAYCQFMDLLFPGCISLKKVKFQAKLEHEYIHNFKLLQASFKRMNVDKIIPVEKLVKGRFQDNLDFIQWFKKFFDANYDGKEYDPVAARQGQDAIPPPDPGEQIFNLPKKSLHAASSPTAGASRSTSTTPKSSTPTSRPSSAKKIPVTTAIPAKGEKELEAQVTHLTEQVDTLKSALEGVEKERDYYFSKLREVELLCQEHGEENGPFVDRLMEVLYASDDQERVELAEGDGQEAEQQAHEEAPNDQQEEQDEY encoded by the exons ATGCCCGGTCCCACCCAAGCCCTTTCCCCAAATGGAGAGAATAACAACGACATCGTCCCGGACAACGGAACCAACATCATTCCTTACAGGAAAAATACGGTGCGGGGAGAGCGCGCCTACAG ttGGGGGATGGCGGTCAACGTATATTCTACCTCAATAACCCAGGAGACTATGAGCAGGCATGACATCACTGCCTGGGTTAACGATATTCTCTGCCTAAACTATACGAAAGTGGAGCAGCTCTCCTCAG GAGCTGCCTATTGCCAGTTCATGGACCTGCTCTTCCCTGGCTGCATCAGTCTTAAGAAAGTGAAGTTCCAAGCTAAATTGGAGCACGAGTACATTCACAATTTCAAACTGCTGCAGGCATCCTTCAAAAGGATGAATGTGGACAAG ATTATTCCTGTGGAGAAACTGGTCAAAGGCAGATTTCAGGACAATCTTGATTTCATCCAGTGGTTTAAGAAGTTCTTTGATGCCAATTACGACGGTAAAGAGTACGACCCCGTGGCAGCCCGACAGGGTCAGGATGCCATTCCCCCACCTGACCCCGGTGAGCAGATCTTTAACCTGCCAAAGAAGTCCCTCCATGCAGCCAGCTCCCCCACTGCAG GAGCATCAAGGTCAACCTCCACAACCCCCAAGTCCTCAACACCGACATCCCGACCCTCTTCAGCGAAAAAGATCCCTGTAACAACTGCAATTCCTGCCAAAGGGGAGAAAGAACTGGAAGCGCAGGTCACACATCTTACAGAGCag GTGGACACATTAAAGTCGGCACTGGAAGgggtggagaaggagagggacTACTACTTCAGTAAGCTGCGAGAGGTGGAGCTGCTGTGCCAGGAACATGGTGAAGAAAACGGCCCGTTTGTTGATCGGCTAATGGAGGTTCTTTACGCCTCAGACGACCAG GAAAGAGTGGAGCTGGCTGAGGGTGACGGACAGGAAGCGGAACAGCAAGCCCACGAGGAGGCACCAAATGATCAGCAGGAGGAACAGGATGAATACTGA
- the mapre2 gene encoding microtubule-associated protein RP/EB family member 2 isoform X1: MAVNVYSTSITQETMSRHDITAWVNDILCLNYTKVEQLSSGAAYCQFMDLLFPGCISLKKVKFQAKLEHEYIHNFKLLQASFKRMNVDKIIPVEKLVKGRFQDNLDFIQWFKKFFDANYDGKEYDPVAARQGQDAIPPPDPGEQIFNLPKKSLHAASSPTAGASRSTSTTPKSSTPTSRPSSAKKIPVTTAIPAKGEKELEAQVTHLTEQVDTLKSALEGVEKERDYYFSKLREVELLCQEHGEENGPFVDRLMEVLYASDDQERVELAEGDGQEAEQQAHEEAPNDQQEEQDEY; this comes from the exons ATGGCGGTCAACGTATATTCTACCTCAATAACCCAGGAGACTATGAGCAGGCATGACATCACTGCCTGGGTTAACGATATTCTCTGCCTAAACTATACGAAAGTGGAGCAGCTCTCCTCAG GAGCTGCCTATTGCCAGTTCATGGACCTGCTCTTCCCTGGCTGCATCAGTCTTAAGAAAGTGAAGTTCCAAGCTAAATTGGAGCACGAGTACATTCACAATTTCAAACTGCTGCAGGCATCCTTCAAAAGGATGAATGTGGACAAG ATTATTCCTGTGGAGAAACTGGTCAAAGGCAGATTTCAGGACAATCTTGATTTCATCCAGTGGTTTAAGAAGTTCTTTGATGCCAATTACGACGGTAAAGAGTACGACCCCGTGGCAGCCCGACAGGGTCAGGATGCCATTCCCCCACCTGACCCCGGTGAGCAGATCTTTAACCTGCCAAAGAAGTCCCTCCATGCAGCCAGCTCCCCCACTGCAG GAGCATCAAGGTCAACCTCCACAACCCCCAAGTCCTCAACACCGACATCCCGACCCTCTTCAGCGAAAAAGATCCCTGTAACAACTGCAATTCCTGCCAAAGGGGAGAAAGAACTGGAAGCGCAGGTCACACATCTTACAGAGCag GTGGACACATTAAAGTCGGCACTGGAAGgggtggagaaggagagggacTACTACTTCAGTAAGCTGCGAGAGGTGGAGCTGCTGTGCCAGGAACATGGTGAAGAAAACGGCCCGTTTGTTGATCGGCTAATGGAGGTTCTTTACGCCTCAGACGACCAG GAAAGAGTGGAGCTGGCTGAGGGTGACGGACAGGAAGCGGAACAGCAAGCCCACGAGGAGGCACCAAATGATCAGCAGGAGGAACAGGATGAATACTGA